The sequence TATACATTGAAATccagacacaaacaacacatacTTGTTAATGCAATCACTCAATTGGCAAGAATACACAGAATAATCAATGCCAGTATTAGACAATCATTAGATATTTCAAATGAAGCAATCATAGGGTTGAAGGCAACATGAACAGGGACAGAAACTACAGGATAGATAAAAAGTAAGAACGGTCAGACATTGCCCTCGGGTTACAGTTCTCAGTTGGTCTCAGTCTCTCACAGTGAATAATTCAAGCATAGGTTCAATCACAAAGCTAAGCTTACACTGTCACAGAGTAAGCTAATTGATAGCAGGAAGGGCTATTTGCAATAGTTGCTAAGTCACATCACAAGTTACCTCCCTTTGGTGTGGCAACTGAATTTGAGGCCCTGTTGATCCTGTACTGATCCCCAGTATGTGGTGACACAGCATAACTCCCAGTAAACCAAATTCATATttcaaataaatactatggaCTGGTGAGTCCCCGTTTAAAAAACAGATAGCCAGAAGCAAAGCCTGTGCCTGAAACACATTGAACATGTTCAGtaagaaatgtttctttaaAACCCAGTGTCTGCTGTGACAGCCAAGAGGGTCTGCGTGGCAACGTTCCTCAGGGCGAAGGTGGGCACCGAGAGTGGGGTGAGCAGGAACAGCTGATGATGCTGGGTCTGCAGGCCGTAGCACTTGCACTCCTCTGTGACCAGATAGCACTGCATGGGCTGGTGGGGAAATCCAGCCACAAAGTCCCCAGAAGCGCTGCTTCTCCTGTGGGCCTTGTCCTCTGCCGGAGCGCCGGGAACTGGCGCCTCCTCCTGGCTGAAGTAGCGCGTGGCAGCAAAGATGTAGAAGAGCCTGAGCAGCTCCCAGCAGCGGGCTTTGGAGGGCAGGGTGGGGCTGCGGTCGGCACTGGCCCGCACACAGGAGACGGAGCGCCGGGCCTCCCGGTTCAGGACCAGCAGGGCCAGCACGTCGGGGACGCTGAGGGACACGGTGCTGGGCAGGCAGCGCTCTCCGACGGCCAGGCAATCCCTCAGCGTCTCCACCAACGGGGACCAGAACTGCCTCACCAGGTCGCACTGGGCCTTTTGCAGGGACGGGGTGGGGCCGCACAGCACGCACACGTCGGCCCCTGGGAGCAGCTGGAAGCGGAGGAGCCGGTGGGCCACCGTGGGGCTGCCCTGGGGAAGGAACACCGGGTAGTCGCATGAGGCCGAGCCAGAGGAAGAGAGCATGCGCATCAGAGCGGAGAGCAGAATCACCTCCTGCGGTGCCAGGCGCCACCAGTTCTCAGTGGCCGCCGCCACGCGGCCGTGGACCACCAGGCAGCCAAACTCACTGTCCACAGACTGGGTGAAGCCGTTCACCGCCTCCTGGACCAGCGCGGGGTTGGGGGGCAGGAGGCAGTCGGCGCAGTGCGTCAGG is a genomic window of Gadus morhua chromosome 8, gadMor3.0, whole genome shotgun sequence containing:
- the fuz gene encoding protein fuzzy homolog — encoded protein: MMLQDGSTQILCLTANSGVPLFTRGASKQLPFSVIGSLNGVHMFGDGQGVVLSSCQTDCGGRVVWRVFHDSVMLIAVNGGQRSSGVIQGHVKGEELFLERLLENVWNCMVLVLGRDELTNTRNVERLKKDLRSCFGLIDQLLEDRHQGIMGNLTHCADCLLPPNPALVQEAVNGFTQSVDSEFGCLVVHGRVAAATENWWRLAPQEVILLSALMRMLSSSGSASCDYPVFLPQGSPTVAHRLLRFQLLPGADVCVLCGPTPSLQKAQCDLVRQFWSPLVETLRDCLAVGERCLPSTVSLSVPDVLALLVLNREARRSVSCVRASADRSPTLPSKARCWELLRLFYIFAATRYFSQEEAPVPGAPAEDKAHRRSSASGDFVAGFPHQPMQCYLVTEECKCYGLQTQHHQLFLLTPLSVPTFALRNVATQTLLAVTADTGF